AGGTCGGCGGGGGAAACCATGCCGGGTAAGAGGGCCGGGGGCGTGGGGGCGTTCAGGCCGGCGCGGGGCGGCAGGGCGAGGGACTCGACGAGGGCGCGCACGGTGTCGTTAAAACCCTCGGCGTGGGTGCCCTTGTAGCTCGGGGTGGAGACGTGAACGGTGGGTGGACGGGCGAGGCCGTCGGCGGCGCTTTCGCGGTGATATTCACCGAGCAGCATGGGCATGTTTTCGCCCATGGTTTCAGAGAGGCAGGTGGTGGCGACGCCGACGAGGTCGGGGTGGTATTGGCGGCCCACGTTGTCGAGCGCGTGGTGGAGATTGCGGCGGCCACCGAAGACGGCGGAGTCTTCGGAAAAGTTGGAGGAGGCGATGTCGACCGGCTCGCGGAAGTGGGAGATGAGGTAGCGGCGGATGTAGGTCGCGCAGCCCTGGGAGCCGTGGAGGAGCGGCACGGTGCCGGCGATGCCCTTGAAGGCGAGGCAGGCGCCGAGGGGCGTGCAGAGTTTGCAGGGGTTGGTCGAGGCGGAGGGAAACTCGGGAGTGCCGCCGCGGGGAGTAGGGTGAGCGTGGTCGGGCGGCAGGGCTTTCATGACCGGGCCTCCTCCAGTTCGAGGTGAGCGGCGCCGGCGCGCCGGGGGACGTAGTTCCAAACCGGACTGGTGACGGTGGCGTGCACCTCGCGGGCGAAGTTGAGCATGCCGACGAAGCCGGCGAGGCACTCCTTGCGCTCGTGGTTGTGGTCACAGAAACCGATGCCGAGTTTGTAGGCGATGGGGCGTTCCTTCACGCCGCCGATGAAAAGGTCGACGTCCTGCGCGAGGCAGAACTTGGCGAGCTCGAGCGGGTTGGAGTCGTCGACGATGATGGTGCCGGGATCGCACATCTCGCGGAGCTGGTCGTAGTCCTCGGCGTCGCCGGTCTGGGTGCCCACCACGGCGGTGGTCATGCCGATGGTGCGCAGGGCGCGGACGAGGGAGAAGGCCTTGAAGGCGCCACCGACGTAGACGGCGGCCTTGCGGCCGTTGAGGTCGGCGCGCCAGGCGGAAAGTTGTGGCATGATCTTGGCGACCTCCTCGGCGACGAGGGCGCGGGCCTTGTCGAGGAGCTCGGGCGAGTCGAAGAAGCGGGCGGTCTCGTAGAGGGCGGCGGCCATGTCCTCGATGCCGAAGAAGGAGACGCGTTTGAAGGGCACGCCGTAGTCCTGCTCCATCGACTTGGCGAGGTGGGTCATGGAACCGGAGCATTGCACGAGGTTGAGCTTGGCCCCGTGGCAGCGGCGGATGGCGTCGACGCGGCCGTCGCCGGTAATTGTCGCCACAACCTGGATACCGATGCGTTCGAAGTAGTCGCGGATGACCCAGCTTTCTCCGGCGATGTTGAAGTCGCCCATGAGGTTGATGCTGTGCGGGCCGATGTCGGAGGTGTCGCCGGTGCCAACGAGGTGTTGCACGGCTTCGCAGGCGGCGCGGTAACCGTCCTTCTTGGTGCCCTTGAAGCCCTCGCTGGCGACGGAGAGCACGGGAATGTTCGTGGCGGCGGCGACGCGTTTGCAGATGGCTTTCACGTCGTCGCCGATGAGACCGACGATGCAGGTGGAGTAAACGAAGGCGGCTTTCGGGCCGTGCTGGGCGATGAGGTCGAGCAGGGCGTGCTCGAGTTTTTGTTCTCCGCCGTAGATAACATCCAGTTCCTGGAGGTCGGTGGAGAAGGCATTGCGGAAGAGCTGGGGACCAGAGGACTGGGCGCCGCGGATGTCCCAGGTGTAGGCGGCACAACCGATGGGGCCGTGCACGATATGGAGCGCGTCGGTGATGGGGTAGAGGACGACGCGGGAGCCACAAAAAACGCAGGCCCGCTGGCTCACCGATCCGGCGACACTGCCCTTGCCACACTTCACCGGACCGCCGGCCGAGCCGGCCTCAACGATGGAGGCGGCGCGGTCGGGCAGGATGGCGATGTCGGTGGACGCAGGCATGACGGGAGCGGATACGGTGAACCGGCGGGCGGATGGACGACCTCAGACGAAGGGATTACTGGACGAGCTCATACCAGGCCTCGGGGCAGTCCCGGTCCTTGCGGTCCAGGATGACATTGAGGATCTGGTTGATGAGATTGATGGCACCGGCGTAGCCCAGGGTCGGGTAGTAGCGGTGGGCGGCGCGATCGAGGATGGGGAAGCCGAAGCGGACGAAGGGCACGTCCTCGGTGCGGGCGATGTGTTTGCCGTAGGTGTTGGTGATGAGCAGATCGACCGGCTCGTTCTTCATCCACTGGTGGAGTTCGAAGAGGTCGGCGTTCTGCTTGATCTTGGCTTCCGGCACCGGGCCATCGAGCAGCTCATGCATGCGCTTTTCGAACTGGTTGCCTGTGGAGCCGGTGATGGCGTAGACGGGCTTCATCTCGAGCTCGAGCAGGAGCTGGGTGAGAGCGATGACGTGATCCGGATCACCCGAAACGGCGACGCGCTTGCCGTGGAAGTATTGGTGCAGGTCGCTCATGAGATCGACCAGGCGGCCGCGCTCGTTTTCGACCGCCTCGGGGACCTCAACATCGGCGTAGCTGCGGAGCGCGTCGACGAAGCGGTCGGTGGCGGTCACGCCGATGGGCAACTCGAGGAAGGCGGCGGGCACGTTGCACTTGGACTCGAGGGTGGCGGCGGCGATGTGGGAGGCGAAGTGACCGAGGCCGAGGGTGGCGATGTTGTCGCCGGAGGACTTGATCTGCTCCACCGTGGCGCCGCCGCGGGGGAAGAGTTCGTATTCGCCGGTGAGCGGACCGTCGAGAACGCCGGAGGTGTCGGGGAACATGACGATGTCGACCCCCACGGCGGCGGCGAGGCGCTTGAGTTCGCGCATGTCGGCCGGTTCGACGTAGCCCGGGAGCACGTTGATCTGGTTCTTGGTTTCGCCGGTCGACTCGCTGAGGTAGTTGACCATGGCGCTGACCATGTTGGCGAAGCCGGTGACGTGGGAGCCGACGAACGAAGGCGTGTTGGCGTGGATGACGATCTTGCCCTCGGGCACGGCGCCGGACTCGCGGGCCTTGGCGACGATGGAAGGGATGTCGTCGCCGATGACCTCGGAGAGGCAGGTGGTGTGCACGGCGACGATGTCGGGGTTGTAGATGGTGAAGATGTTCTTCAGGGCCTGGTTGAGGTTGGCCATGCCGCCGAACACCGAGGCGCCCTCGGTGAACGAACTGGTGGTGGCCATGACCGGTTCCTTGAAGTGGCGGGTGAGGTGACTGCGGTGGTAGGCGCAGCAGCCTTGGGAGCCGTGACTGTGCGGCATGCAACCTTGGATGCCGAGTGAGGCATACATGGCGCCGATGGGCTGACAGGTCTTGGCGGGATTGATGCGCAGGGCCGAGCGGTTGGCGACTTCGGCAGTGGTTCCGTCCAACATGATAATTTATCCTCCGATGAGTGGTGCGAGGTGAAGGGGGAGAGAGGCGGGTGAAGCGGGGCTTACTCGCCGCAAGGCGCGTCGGCAGCCGGAGCGGCCTTGGCGGGCTTTTTGACTTTGGCCTGGCCGGCGATGAGTTCGCGGATGGCTTTGTTGGCAGGGTTGTCGATGCCGCGACCGAAGGTGTGGGCCGGATCGGCGGGCTTCTTCCACGACGGGGTGACGAGTTGCCACACCTTCGTGTTAATCATGCGGTCGACTTCCTTGTAGAAGTTGGCCGCGCCGGTGAAGGCGGCGTAGGGGCCGCCGTAGTCGTAGCTGTGGAGCTGCTTGCAGGGGACGCCGAACTTCTCGATGACGAACTTGTCCTTGATGCCCGAGCCGATGATGTCGGGTTTGTAGAGTTCGATGAGTTTCTCGATCTCGTGGTGGGAGATGTCGTCGATGATGAGGGTCTCCTTGCGCATCTCACGCATCATGCCCTCGTAGTCCTTGAAGCTGAATCCGCCGGCTTCGAGCGCGGCGAGTTGCTCGGGGGTCTTGCGGGCCTGGAACTTCTCGGGATCGGCCTCGACTTCGAGCTCCTCAATGTTGCGCGAGTCGGCGTCGATCTTGATGGAGGGGAGCACGTCGCGGCCCTCGTAGTCGTCGCGGTGAGCGAACTCGTAGCCGGCGGCGACGGTGAGCATGCCGATGTCCTTGAAGAGGTGCTGGTAGTGGTGGGCGCGGGAGCCACCCACGAACATGGCGGCGGTCTTGCCCTCGCAGCGGGTCTTGACGTCGGCGATGACGGGGCGGAGTTCGGCCATCTCCTGGGCGATGACTTCCTCGACGCGATCGGTGAGCTGCTTGTCCTGGAAGTAGGCGGCGATCTTGCGCAGGGACTTGGCGGACTGCTCGGCGCCGATGAAGTTCACCTTGATCCACGGCACGCCGTATTTGGTCTCCATCATCTCGGCCATGTAGTTGATCGAGCGGTGGCACATGACGACGTTGAGGTCGGCGGTGTGGCACTTGCAGATCTGGTCGTAGGTGACGTCGCCGGAGAGCGTAGCGGTAACGTGGATACCGCACTTCTTCAGCAGGGTGTCGATGGCCCAGGCGTCGCCGCCGATGTTGTATTCACCGAGGACGTTGATGCGGAAGGGCTCGGGGTCGGGCTCGTCGAGCAGGCCGACCATGTGCTTAAACACGCCGTTGTTGGCGATGTGGTGACCGGCGGATTGGGAGACGCCCTTGTAGCCCTCGCAGGAGAAGCCGAAGACATTGATGCCGAGCTCCTTCTTGGCTTCGCGGCAAACGGAGTGAATGTCGTCGCCGATGAGTCCGACCGGGCAGGTGGCGTAGACCGCAATGGCCTTGGGTTTGAAGATCTCGTAGGCCTCGCGGATGGCGGCGGCCAGTTTCTTCTCTCCGCCGAAGATGATCTCACTCTCCATCATGTCGGTGGACATGGCGTATTGGAGGAAGTTGATCGGCTGGTCGGGGCGCTGCTGGGCGAGGTTGCGGCGGGTGAGCCAGGAGTAGTAGCCGCAGCCGATGGGGCCGTGGGTGATGTGGAGGATGTCGTGGATGGGGCCGATGACCACGCCGCGGCAGCCGGCGTAGGTGCAGCCGCGTTGGGTGATGATGCCCGGCACGGTGCGGGTGTTGGCGCCGATCTCGGGCGGCGCGCTGGGGTCGTTGACCAGCATCTGCTTGGAGCGCTTTTTGAGGGTCTTCGACG
This portion of the Actomonas aquatica genome encodes:
- the nifE gene encoding nitrogenase iron-molybdenum cofactor biosynthesis protein NifE is translated as MPASTDIAILPDRAASIVEAGSAGGPVKCGKGSVAGSVSQRACVFCGSRVVLYPITDALHIVHGPIGCAAYTWDIRGAQSSGPQLFRNAFSTDLQELDVIYGGEQKLEHALLDLIAQHGPKAAFVYSTCIVGLIGDDVKAICKRVAAATNIPVLSVASEGFKGTKKDGYRAACEAVQHLVGTGDTSDIGPHSINLMGDFNIAGESWVIRDYFERIGIQVVATITGDGRVDAIRRCHGAKLNLVQCSGSMTHLAKSMEQDYGVPFKRVSFFGIEDMAAALYETARFFDSPELLDKARALVAEEVAKIMPQLSAWRADLNGRKAAVYVGGAFKAFSLVRALRTIGMTTAVVGTQTGDAEDYDQLREMCDPGTIIVDDSNPLELAKFCLAQDVDLFIGGVKERPIAYKLGIGFCDHNHERKECLAGFVGMLNFAREVHATVTSPVWNYVPRRAGAAHLELEEARS
- the nifK gene encoding nitrogenase molybdenum-iron protein subunit beta, producing MMLDGTTAEVANRSALRINPAKTCQPIGAMYASLGIQGCMPHSHGSQGCCAYHRSHLTRHFKEPVMATTSSFTEGASVFGGMANLNQALKNIFTIYNPDIVAVHTTCLSEVIGDDIPSIVAKARESGAVPEGKIVIHANTPSFVGSHVTGFANMVSAMVNYLSESTGETKNQINVLPGYVEPADMRELKRLAAAVGVDIVMFPDTSGVLDGPLTGEYELFPRGGATVEQIKSSGDNIATLGLGHFASHIAAATLESKCNVPAAFLELPIGVTATDRFVDALRSYADVEVPEAVENERGRLVDLMSDLHQYFHGKRVAVSGDPDHVIALTQLLLELEMKPVYAITGSTGNQFEKRMHELLDGPVPEAKIKQNADLFELHQWMKNEPVDLLITNTYGKHIARTEDVPFVRFGFPILDRAAHRYYPTLGYAGAINLINQILNVILDRKDRDCPEAWYELVQ
- the nifD gene encoding nitrogenase molybdenum-iron protein alpha chain produces the protein MLKIYPSKTLKKRSKQMLVNDPSAPPEIGANTRTVPGIITQRGCTYAGCRGVVIGPIHDILHITHGPIGCGYYSWLTRRNLAQQRPDQPINFLQYAMSTDMMESEIIFGGEKKLAAAIREAYEIFKPKAIAVYATCPVGLIGDDIHSVCREAKKELGINVFGFSCEGYKGVSQSAGHHIANNGVFKHMVGLLDEPDPEPFRINVLGEYNIGGDAWAIDTLLKKCGIHVTATLSGDVTYDQICKCHTADLNVVMCHRSINYMAEMMETKYGVPWIKVNFIGAEQSAKSLRKIAAYFQDKQLTDRVEEVIAQEMAELRPVIADVKTRCEGKTAAMFVGGSRAHHYQHLFKDIGMLTVAAGYEFAHRDDYEGRDVLPSIKIDADSRNIEELEVEADPEKFQARKTPEQLAALEAGGFSFKDYEGMMREMRKETLIIDDISHHEIEKLIELYKPDIIGSGIKDKFVIEKFGVPCKQLHSYDYGGPYAAFTGAANFYKEVDRMINTKVWQLVTPSWKKPADPAHTFGRGIDNPANKAIRELIAGQAKVKKPAKAAPAADAPCGE